A single genomic interval of Asterias amurensis chromosome 1, ASM3211899v1 harbors:
- the LOC139936681 gene encoding TOG array regulator of axonemal microtubules protein 1-like isoform X1, protein MAGTVAKRPVHNFSHDLQVQSVKNREGDREYSEHTERASSQRMDEDDILAQLEDDRFAEQRAYILDDLTQKVRRDGGRLPFDNRHALFRGLTLVLLDQNWEVRLKCIQFICELIPQFGPELDSCMAIVLPKIVENLGDAKVAIRKAVIQTLHIHMKHTTNVQQIFSILVNHGLQSRDPKVRMEATIQLPVLLTREFATADLSTVTHALAKRFCNNDNDETLTDTAGISLERIRTLVGKQQFNVYIQQLPSRDRNAYNKRVTSADRRGSEISQPSREDSNSGYSRDQKIGSTPNSRWQGDNENGERLEFGVIPKHVMDQLLDQTQWKTRANGVQELKSIILSVEDPTRIVPHMLAFISFLCNLLDDVNFKVTLLTLEIYGVLVSKLNTGVKQFLKPLISALTKRFGDNKVVIRQANMKVLMQLMHVLTPQAVVSTIGDSLKHRKSGVREEALNIIIASLLTFPSYDFDLAQLCQMLAPTLKDVKRRVRQASLESFAVLAQAMGPSRISPLIHAVDQVELNMEEDGVMKAVQARLARRRLPRLNDDGLVEYATPIPTSATSRNNPTVSKENDVQWIMKGTGSITTGSARERSHADPRSLELSQPSPTRAIPAQTSNQESSPPKRYYSAGKGRSKLPWEDELDSSLEHEDNIPVTNSVSRTHIISSAPTQKKRDEERPPPIRARNTWEGGEDTADVPHQDRRRNLNLQLAPRDPSPDTGYGPTSYRQIHLDKLKRQSLATYPGSRGSPIDDQQQGSFSAPATDRDWSPWRIKEEMNRAEEDHNLFGGHDPFAGNTATILKKRNSNSLIRQESEDPEVRQPHADHKYVSSFGSANVKENGSIGGRGYRKNLSSSWPEAHFDDGSKGKKKVEPLPDAAVRRDWSPEYEPKKSKGVVPASPIPLKPTLARSAGRRGQGRPILDPLERNQGFKGVDDIIDSDLSYTDDFEMSDDEDIGPDMSSLEKVRSSAAKKRAEKRAEKHITRDLDRHSQSNNNLSSSSVVSPKVDESGFFSMFSTMNSGVEDSLERQPLSKKKGKKPNSELPFSSKPRMARASSGKGSRKNSMEYPEERSDPNAYEYSPSSGVTFRDKPTSDVSIVGQGYSNGQGHNVRSQSPPIPTHAKVQNGRERRRQQKAGPLLSPLSMSSMHHPGPVDFEEKANVAAEDLSMVIGKSVFNGKSSAYSPPPVATQKKKSVGEERRPLAEVIGHSYRQDSKYSSSAESDSEEVEDEEDAYKIAMSKALQDKMTQRQEEQKKEMELKRAEKQAMREKAAQEREERRRVMEEEREAKRKAAEEEGKARRRAIEADRQERKRVLEEKEKKRQEAEERREAQRVALEEERKKAFRKAKDEERELRKAKDEERELARQRASDREREKLKQLEIDNNNSGTDAIGLQISGSNPRSSAISPTDEAEDIDMETGAPQSPSKVIGKPPVAGIASKKKKTKSPTQPQSPKHRALGRSISGGPPSSALSSTHEPNQGDASEMKPFNHPDKALQDAYKYMGNEDWETKMEGLNLIRRLVKFHPEVITDQTHTVVVAVMNEVKNLRSSVSKLAIMCMAEMFQELKSAMDKDLDQICKILVPKGGESNAFIREDVDKALDSMVSNVSPQRAVCALINAGSSHKSANVRKATAMHLDRLVEKMGPGRVLSGVKDITDKILPTAARLAVDNAQETRFYARKMLYSMMQHESFGKLIEKYVPSKDMRSIKEVLEHLRQKGPGGLPHDSSSARVRRSQSNPRVNSSSREKIDSAGSSDPPTPLSSSMKRTNRNSRNNEGDQETVKDMCKSLSAADWTERLQGINQLQEMAETNKELVASNIVKIFDNFTPRLTDSNSKVNQAALQTMVGMVPRLGEYLAAVVTGVVPVVSGNLASKNAVICKTSEEILDSIIANVDKIVLVQPFSSATQYGNARVKPKMVEKLAFLSTKVYQRKQQTVVRNVLPVLWHLLGSLTGSGAVPGGTLNLRGAVNTLATELHGLMGDALLQHASSLPPRQHNTLMEMIGV, encoded by the exons CCAACGTACAACAAATATTCTCCATCTTAGTGAATCACGGTCTGCAGAGCAGAGACCCAAAGGTGCGCATGGAAGCAACGATTCAACTGCCGGTACTGCTTACTCGTGAGTTTGCAACAGCAGATTTGTCTACGGTTACACATGCCCTTGCAAAGAGATTTTGCAACAACGATAACGACGAAACCCTCACCGATACGGCTGGTATTTCTTTAGAAAGAATAAGGACCTTAGTTGGTAAACAACAGTTTAATGTATATATACAACAGCTACCCTCAAGAGATAGAAATGCATATAACAAACGTGTCACCAGTGCAGATAGGAGAGGCTCAGAAATCAGCCAACCGTCACGTGaagattcaaactctggttaTAGCAGGGATCAGAAAATTGGGTCTACCCCTAATTCAAGATGGCAGGGGGACAATGAAAATGGGGAGAGACTTGAGTTTGGTGTCATCCCAAAGCATGTTATGGACCAATTACTGGACCAAACACAGTGGAAAACTAGGGCCAATGGGGTACAGGAATTGAAGTCAATTATCTTGTCGGTGGAGGATCCGACTCGTATTGTACCACACATGCTTGCATTTATTAGCTTTCTTTGCAATCTTTTAGACGATGTCAACTTCAAGGTAACTCTACTCACTCTTGAAATCTATGGTGTGCTAGTCTCAAAGTTGAACACAGGGGTGAAGCAGTTTCTGAAACCCCTGATTTCTGCTCTTACAAAACGTTTCGGGGACAATAAAGTGGTCATCAGACAGGCCAACATGAAAGTTCTGATGCAACTGATGCATGTCCTGACCCCACAAGCAGTGGTCAGCACGATTGGTGACAGTCTGAAACACCGCAAATCAGGTGTGCGTGAAGAGGCACTTAATATTATTATCGCCTCGCTGCTGACGTTCCCAAGCTATGACTTTGACCTTGCACAGTTATGCCAGATGCTGGCTCCCACACTTAAAGACGTCAAACGAAGGGTAAGGCAGGCTTCCCTTGAGTCATTTGCAGTTCTTGCACAGGCCATGGGACCGAGTAGAATAAGTCCCCTCATCCATGCTGTCGATCAGGTGGAACTCAACATGGAAGAGGATGGCGTCATGAAGGCTGTACAGGCAAGACTCGCCCGCCGACGCCTACCAAGACTAAATGACGATGGCTTAGTGGAATATGCAACCCCGATTCCTACATCGGCAACGAGCAGAAACAATCCGACAGTATCAAAAGAAAATGATGTTCAATGGATAATGAAAGGCACCGGAAGCATAACTACCGGTAGTGCCCGAGAGCGTAGTCACGCAGATCCACGGAGTCTAGAACTATCACAGCCATCACCAACACGTGCCATTCCTGCGCAAACATCAAATCAAGAATCTTCTCCTCCGAAACGATACTACAGTGCGGGGAAGGGAAGATCTAAACTCCCTTGGGAGGATGAGCTAGACTCCAGTCTAGAACATGAGGACAATATTCCAGTTACTAACAGTGTGAGCCGAACGCACATCATCAGCAGTGCGCCGACACAG AAGAAACGAGATGAAGAGAGACCACCTCCCATCAGAGCTCGTAATACCTGGGAAGGAGGGGAGGATACTGCCGATGTGCCACATCAAGACAGACGGCGGAATCTTAACCTACAGTTAGCACCCAGAGATCCATCGCCTGACACAG GTTATGGACCAACTAGTTATCGGCAAATTCATCTGGATAAACTGAAACGGCAGTCGCTGGCAACGTATCCTGGCTCACGAGGGAGCCCTATTGATGACCAGCAGCAGGGCAGCTTTAGCGCTCCAGCCACAGACAGAG ACTGGAGTCCCTGGcgcatcaaggaagaaatgaaCAGGGCGGAGGAAGATCACAATCTGTTCG GAGGTCACGACCCATTTGCTGGCAACACAGCCACAATCCTCAAGAAGCGTAACAGTAACAGTTTAATAAGACAGGAGTCCGAGGACCCCGAAGTGCGACAGCCACATGCAGACCATAAATACGTGAGTTCCTTTGGGTCTGCTAACGTCAAGGAGAACGGCAGTATTGGAGGAAGAGGTTACAGGAAGAATCTATCCAGCTCATGGCCAGAGGCGCATTTTGATGACGGGTCAAAGGGCAAGAAGAAGGTTGAGCCTCTACCAG ATGCAGCAGTTCGGCGTGACTGGTCCCCAGAGTACGAGCCGAAGAAATCTAAGGGTGTGGTCCCAGCCTCGCCCATCCCTCTAAAACCCACCCTTGCAAGGTCAGCGGGTCGAAGGGGACAAGGGAGGCCCATCCTAGACCCACTGGAGCGGAACCAAGGATTCAAAGGGGTGGATGACATCATTGATTCAGACCTCTCGTATACTGATGATTTTGAAATGTCTGATGATGAAGACATCGGACCTGAT ATGAGCTCCTTGGAGAAAGTGCGCAGCAGCGCTGCCAAGAAGCGGGCTGAGAAGAGAGCGGAGAAACACATCACGAGGGACTTGGATAGACACTCTCAATCCAACAACAATCTCTCTTCATCCTCGGTGGTCTCCCCTAAGGTGGATGAGAGCGGCTTCTTTAGTATGTTCTCAACGATGAACAGTGGGGTTGAGGACTCATTGGAGAGACAACCTCTATCAAAGAAGAAAGG AAAGAAGCCCAACTCTGAGCTCCCGTTCAGCAGCAAGCCCAGGATGGCCAGGGCATCCTCTGGTAAAGGTAGCCGTAAGAACTCCATGGAGTACCCAGAGGAGAGGTCGGACCCTAATGCCTATGAGTACAGCCCGTCATCTGGGGTGACATTCAGGGATAAGCCAACGTCGGATGTCAGTATCGTCGGTCAGGGGTATAGTAATGGGCAGGGTCATAATGTCAGATCGCAGTCACCGCCGATCCCAACTCATGCAAAGGTGCAGAATGGACGGGAAAGAAGAAGGCAACAAAAAG CAGGACCCTTGTTATCACCCCTGTCTATGTCATCAATGCACCATCCTGGGCCAGTGGACTTCGAGGAAAAGGCAAATGTAGCGGCAGAGGACTTGTCTATGGTCATCGGAAAGA GCGTTTTCAACGGCAAATCCTCAGCCTACTCGCCTCCACCAGTTGCCACCCAAAAGAAAAAGAGTGTCGGAGAGGAGCGGCGACCTCTGGCCGAGGTCATAGGTCATAGCTACAGGCAAGACTCCAAGTATTCCAGCTCAGCAGAGAGTGACAGTGAGGAGGTAGAGGATGAGGAG GATGCTTACAAGATCGCTATGTCCAAAGCTCTTCAAGATAAGATGACTCAACGGCAAGAGGAGCAGAAGAAAGAGATGGAGCTGAAGCGGGCGGAGAAGCAAGCGATGAGAGAAAAGGCCGCCCAGGAGCGGGAAGAACGTCGCCGCGTCATGGAGGAAGAACGAGAAGCAAAGCGCAAAGCTGCCGAGGAAGAGGGCAAGGCCAGGAGACGAGCGATTGAGGCGGACAGGCAGGAAAGGAAGAGGGTCTTAGAGGAGAAAGAGAAGAAGAGGCAGGAGGCGGAGGAGAGGAGGGAAGCCCAACGTGTTGCCTTGGAGGAGGAGAGGAAGAAAGCTTTCCGGAAGGCCAAGGACGAGGAGAGGGAACTTCGAAAGGCTAAGGATGAGGAGCGGGAACTGGCTAGACAGAGGGCCAGTGATCGGGAGAGAGAGAAACTCAAACAGCTGGAGATTGATAATAATAACTCCGGTACAGATGCAATAG GTCTCCAGATATCTGGATCCAATCCGAGGAGCTCAGCAATATCGCCCACTGATGAAGCTGAAGATATCGATATGGAAACTGGAGCCCCTCAAAGTCCCTCCAAGGTCATAGGGAAACCACCAGTAGCTGGTATCGCaagcaagaagaagaaaaccaaATC ACCCACTCAGCCCCAATCTCCCAAGCACCGCGCCCTTGGGCGGAGTATCTCGGGTGGTCCTCCATCGAGCGCCCTCAGCTCAACGCATGAACCGAACCAAGGAGATGCGTCCGAGATGAAACCCTTCAACCACCCCGACAAGGCTCTTCAAGATGCATACAAGTACATGGGGAACGAGGACTG GGAAACCAAGATGGAGGGCTTGAATCTCATCCGAAGACTTGTTAAGTTTCATCCCGAGGTCATCACAGATCAAACGCACACTGTGGTCGTGGCTGTGATGAACGAAGTGAAGAATCTACGGTCCTCAGTGTCCAAGCTGGCCATTATGTGCATGGCTGAAATGTTCCAAGAGCTCAAATCAGCTATGGACAAG GACTTGGATCAGATCTGTAAGATCCTGGTGCCCAAGGGAGGAGAGAGCAACGCTTTCATCCGGGAAGATGTCGACAAAGCCCTGGACTCCATGGTTTCAAATGTCAGTCCACAGAGGGCGGTCTGCGCACTCATTAACGCGGGATCAAG TCACAAGAGTGCGAATGTCCGTAAGGCCACAGCAATGCACCTTGACAGGCTAGTAGAGAAGATGGGACCAGGGAGGGTACTGAGTGGCGTGAAGGACATCACTGATAAGATTCTACCCACAGCAGCTCGATTAGCTGTGGACAATGCACAGGAAACCAG GTTTTATGCTCGCAAGATGTTGTACTCAATGATGCAACACGAGTCCTTTGGTAAACTGATTGAGAAATATGTACCATCCAAAGACATGAGGTCCATCAAGGAAGTACTGGAGCATCTCAGGCAGAAG GGTCCTGGTGGCTTACCGCATGACTCGTCGTCAGCGCGAGTGAGACGTAGTCAGTCCAACCCACGTGTCAATTCCTCCTCAAGGGAAAAGATCGACTCAGCTGGCAGCAG TGATCCTCCAACTCCACTGTCCAGTTCGATGAAACGGACCAATCGGAATTCACGTAACAACGAGGGGGATCAGGAGACAGTCAAGGACATGTGCAAATCACTCTCAGCTGCTGATTGGACGGAGAGATTACAGGGGATCAACCAATTACAAGAGATGGCTGAAACCAACAAGGAACTGGTAGCATCCAATATAGTCAAG ATCTTTGACAACTTCACACCACGGCTGACTGACTCCAACAGTAAAGTAAACCAAGCTGCACTGCAAACAATGGTTGGTATGGTACCCAGACTTGGGGAATACCTAGCTGCTGTCGTAACAGGAGTGGTACCAGTAGTGTCTGGTAACTTAGCTTCAAAGAATGCTGTTATATGCAAAACTAGTGAGGAAATACTAGACAGCATTATAGCAAATGTTG ATAAGATTGTCTTAGTGCAGCCGTTCTCCTCTGCTACGCAGTATGGAAACGCCAGAGTCAAGCCCAAGATGGTGGAGAAATTAGCTT TCCTTTCAACTAAAGTTTATCAACGCAAACAGCAGACAGTGGTTCGCAATGTCTTACCAGTCCTGTGGCACCTTCTGGGTAGCCTCACAGGGAGTGGGGCTGTCCCGGGGGGAACGCTGAACCTACGGGGCGCTGTCAATACACTGGCGACTGAACTCCATGGCCTGATGGGTGATGCCTTACTCCAGCATGCAAGTAGCCTACCACCACGGCAACATAACACACTGATGGAGATGATTGGTGTATGA